Proteins encoded in a region of the Acidimicrobiales bacterium genome:
- a CDS encoding helix-turn-helix domain-containing protein yields the protein MLRAAARAFARAGWAGTSMEDVAAEAGVTKLIVYRHFDSKEELYRAVLARVAERLRDEFEAGVREGPEVRGVAVRSLLAVAREDPDGFRLLMVHAAREPQFAGYAAHYRAEAAAVADRLIGEDVADQALRAWATRTTVAYLVVAVLEWLEVGDEAMDDHFVERATDALVAMVAAWTT from the coding sequence GTGCTGCGGGCCGCGGCGCGGGCCTTCGCCAGGGCCGGGTGGGCCGGGACGTCGATGGAGGACGTGGCCGCCGAGGCCGGCGTCACCAAGCTGATCGTCTACCGGCACTTCGACTCCAAGGAGGAGCTGTACCGGGCCGTGCTGGCGCGGGTGGCCGAGCGGCTGCGGGACGAGTTCGAGGCCGGCGTGCGGGAGGGGCCGGAGGTGCGGGGGGTCGCCGTGCGGTCCCTGCTGGCCGTCGCCCGCGAGGACCCCGACGGCTTCCGGCTGCTGATGGTCCATGCCGCCCGCGAGCCGCAGTTCGCCGGCTACGCCGCCCACTACCGGGCCGAGGCGGCCGCCGTCGCCGACCGCCTGATCGGCGAGGACGTGGCCGACCAGGCCCTCCGGGCGTGGGCGACCCGCACGACGGTCGCCTACCTCGTCGTCGCCGTCCTCGAGTGGCTGGAGGTCGGCGACGAGGCCATGGACGACCACTTCGTCGAGCGGGCGACCGACGCCCTCGTCGCTATGGTCGCCGCGTGGACGACCTGA
- a CDS encoding LodA/GoxA family CTQ-dependent oxidase → MAHHATVGDGDCRSDPVEALRVMFVDLVMGGRIAKGQDPVLRPVFLKPHGVAGGTLTVRDDLPDDLRVGVFAGTRYPAWVRFSSDTVPANPDLRTTVGIGIKLFGVPGRKLLPGEEDATTADFLLQNFDVFFVDTATDFCEFTKAGVVDGDYAAYLAAHPTTERLLDEMKRFVPSALGVDYWSGLPSAFGPDRYVKYKLTPSRPLAPPPASGAGLGRDYLAADLRSRLLAGPAAFELSVQFRADPDRMPLDRATVRWDEEESPPVPVATLLLPAQDVGAPGQAAYGENLSFTSWHTLPEHRPVGSLADARRVVYQASARRRRDANGVPVVEPEQPRAVETVDPSPRSRDATIYRAAIHPAIGIARVGDSAEEFFLGPEVVDPEPLPVGSYKDATGALKRQAARFRVYGYDADGRVVRELTAADADIRWTVHVANTKAAWYQFQLALDIPDVADADPSALRNAGVPDRTTLAIDPGPRSITGAGESGPEYAFDTGRFVDRPVYLGELRTDEAGRLVFLGGRGVSASWDGSRATTFANNDKWHDDVSDGPVTAEVVLDGRPLPVEPAWVAVAPPNYGPGILSVRTMYDLLLDGFTAAGVIPFPETVSFTDHVEPVLDRLCGLQWVNRGFAGQYGWGGREDFSDPAYRARLASPAPADQEVRRQVFSAFRVLARDGMSPVPWPWLYGDGMNLPPASPRQHLCLSGTQYRYLQAWAAGKFAPPDGAARPRSIDDVPVADQPAVLDRAALEHCLADAFHPGCELTWPMRHLTMYSAPFRIRHRTADDPPFSWPPVLTPEIALAPDGPLYAQGPGDLTRWMAVPWQCDTASCRDGYEARGDTDYDPYLPTFWPARVPNQVLPESSYEKVMATSAPVEERRLAFEDRATWYRFLPGQYLDQINFMVANFGRLGIVEPRPGPGDGAFPATILVESELGFTEDVAHDANLHLIHVAAARHPADAEDAVARAIQRSPFSAEQVTAGYLDVVKRLRRFR, encoded by the coding sequence ATGGCGCACCACGCGACCGTCGGCGACGGCGACTGCCGGAGCGATCCGGTCGAGGCCCTGCGGGTGATGTTCGTGGACCTCGTGATGGGCGGGCGCATCGCCAAGGGGCAGGACCCGGTGCTCCGGCCGGTGTTCCTGAAGCCCCACGGCGTCGCCGGGGGGACGCTCACGGTCAGGGACGACCTGCCCGACGACCTGCGGGTCGGCGTGTTCGCCGGCACCCGCTACCCGGCCTGGGTGCGGTTCTCGAGCGACACCGTGCCGGCCAACCCCGACCTGCGCACGACGGTCGGCATCGGCATCAAGCTGTTCGGCGTCCCCGGGCGGAAGCTGCTCCCCGGCGAGGAGGACGCCACCACCGCCGACTTCCTCCTGCAGAACTTCGACGTGTTCTTCGTCGACACGGCCACCGACTTCTGCGAGTTCACCAAGGCGGGGGTCGTCGATGGCGACTACGCGGCCTACCTGGCGGCCCACCCGACGACCGAGCGGCTGCTCGACGAGATGAAGAGGTTCGTGCCGAGCGCGCTCGGCGTCGACTACTGGAGCGGGCTGCCGTCGGCCTTCGGCCCGGATCGCTACGTCAAGTACAAGCTCACCCCCTCGCGCCCCCTCGCCCCGCCGCCGGCGAGCGGGGCCGGCCTCGGCCGCGACTACCTCGCCGCCGACCTCCGCTCCCGGCTGCTGGCCGGCCCGGCCGCGTTCGAGCTGTCCGTGCAGTTCCGGGCCGACCCCGACCGGATGCCGCTCGACCGCGCCACCGTGCGCTGGGACGAGGAGGAGAGCCCGCCGGTCCCGGTGGCGACGCTGCTGCTGCCGGCCCAGGACGTCGGCGCCCCCGGCCAGGCGGCCTACGGCGAGAACCTGTCGTTCACGAGCTGGCACACGCTGCCCGAGCACCGCCCCGTCGGGAGCCTCGCCGACGCCCGCCGGGTCGTGTACCAGGCGTCGGCCCGGCGCCGCCGGGACGCCAACGGGGTGCCCGTGGTCGAGCCCGAGCAGCCGAGGGCCGTCGAGACCGTCGACCCCTCGCCGCGGTCGCGGGACGCCACGATCTACCGCGCCGCCATCCACCCGGCCATCGGCATCGCGAGGGTGGGCGACAGCGCCGAGGAGTTCTTCCTCGGCCCCGAGGTCGTCGACCCCGAGCCGTTGCCGGTCGGGTCCTACAAGGACGCCACCGGCGCGCTGAAGCGCCAGGCCGCCCGCTTCCGGGTCTACGGCTACGACGCCGACGGCCGGGTGGTGAGGGAGCTCACCGCGGCCGACGCGGACATCAGGTGGACGGTCCACGTCGCCAACACCAAGGCCGCCTGGTACCAGTTCCAGCTCGCGCTCGACATCCCCGACGTGGCCGACGCCGACCCGTCGGCCCTCCGCAACGCCGGCGTGCCCGACCGGACGACGTTGGCCATCGACCCGGGGCCGCGGTCGATCACCGGCGCCGGCGAGTCCGGCCCCGAGTACGCCTTCGACACCGGCAGGTTCGTGGACCGGCCCGTGTACCTCGGCGAGCTGCGGACCGACGAGGCCGGCCGCCTGGTGTTCCTGGGCGGGCGGGGCGTCTCGGCGTCGTGGGACGGGTCGCGGGCGACGACGTTCGCCAACAACGACAAGTGGCACGACGACGTGTCCGACGGCCCGGTCACCGCCGAGGTCGTGCTCGACGGCCGCCCGCTCCCGGTCGAGCCGGCCTGGGTGGCGGTCGCGCCGCCGAACTACGGGCCCGGCATCCTCTCGGTCCGCACCATGTACGACCTGCTCCTCGACGGGTTCACGGCCGCGGGCGTCATCCCGTTCCCCGAGACGGTGTCGTTCACCGACCACGTCGAGCCCGTCCTCGACCGGCTGTGCGGCCTCCAGTGGGTGAACCGGGGCTTCGCCGGCCAGTACGGCTGGGGCGGCAGGGAGGACTTCTCCGACCCGGCCTACCGGGCCCGCCTCGCCAGCCCCGCGCCCGCCGACCAGGAGGTGCGGCGGCAGGTGTTCTCGGCCTTCCGGGTGCTGGCCAGGGACGGCATGTCGCCGGTGCCGTGGCCGTGGCTCTACGGCGACGGGATGAACCTGCCGCCGGCCTCGCCCCGCCAGCACCTGTGCCTGTCGGGCACGCAGTACCGCTACCTCCAGGCCTGGGCGGCCGGGAAGTTCGCCCCGCCCGACGGCGCCGCCCGGCCGCGGTCGATCGACGACGTCCCGGTGGCGGACCAGCCCGCCGTGCTCGACCGGGCCGCGCTCGAGCACTGCCTGGCCGACGCCTTCCACCCCGGGTGCGAGCTCACCTGGCCGATGCGCCACCTGACGATGTACTCGGCGCCGTTCCGGATCCGCCACCGCACCGCCGACGACCCGCCGTTCTCGTGGCCGCCCGTGCTCACCCCGGAGATCGCCCTCGCCCCCGACGGGCCGCTCTACGCCCAGGGACCCGGCGACCTGACCCGGTGGATGGCCGTGCCGTGGCAGTGCGACACCGCGAGCTGCCGGGACGGCTACGAGGCCAGGGGCGACACCGACTACGACCCGTACCTGCCGACGTTCTGGCCGGCCAGGGTCCCCAACCAGGTCCTGCCCGAGTCGAGCTACGAGAAGGTCATGGCGACGTCGGCCCCGGTCGAGGAGCGCCGCCTCGCCTTCGAGGACCGAGCGACCTGGTACCGCTTCCTCCCCGGCCAGTACCTCGACCAGATCAACTTCATGGTCGCCAACTTCGGCCGGCTCGGCATCGTGGAGCCCCGGCCGGGGCCGGGCGACGGCGCCTTCCCGGCGACGATCCTGGTCGAGTCCGAGCTCGGGTTCACCGAGGACGTGGCCCACGACGCCAACCTCCACCTCATCCACGTCGCCGCTGCCCGTCACCCGGCCGACGCCGAGGACGCCGTCGCCCGGGCCATCCAGCGCTCGCCGTTCTCCGCCGAGCAGGTGACGGCCGGCTACCTCGACGTGGTGAAGCGCCTCCGCCGGTTCCGGTGA
- a CDS encoding tryptophan 7-halogenase: MTVLDAVVAGGGPAGAAAALRLAAAGREVLLVDAGTAAPSAGEALIGAARPVLRDLGVLDRFLAEGHVACHGNDSAWGSDALGSADTVLDPNGHGWHLDRARFDAFLRAEAAAAGAAVLEGATVREATRSGGTWTVVAGGRPAVRARWLVDATGRRAAVARRCGARRRAGDPTVAVVARYGSPAVDDRDGRTLVEAGPDGWWYTGLVPGRRRVAAYVTDRSLVPAGARTASGFAALAATTRHVAARLDGWAIEGAPRQVAAGGAVAEPPAGDGWVAVGDAAVAFDPLASLGLFTALLTGKLAAEAVDRAIGGDGDSTGAYARRVASLAASYERDRARWYAAERRWADRPFWLSRGRG; encoded by the coding sequence GTGACCGTGCTGGACGCCGTCGTCGCCGGCGGCGGCCCGGCGGGGGCGGCGGCCGCCCTCCGCCTCGCCGCGGCCGGGCGGGAGGTGCTCCTGGTCGACGCGGGGACGGCTGCGCCGTCGGCCGGCGAGGCCCTGATCGGCGCGGCGCGGCCCGTCCTGCGGGACCTCGGGGTGCTCGACCGGTTCCTCGCCGAGGGCCACGTCGCCTGCCACGGGAACGACTCGGCGTGGGGCTCGGACGCCCTCGGGTCGGCCGACACGGTCCTCGACCCGAACGGCCACGGCTGGCACCTCGACCGGGCCCGGTTCGACGCGTTCCTCCGGGCGGAGGCTGCCGCCGCCGGCGCCGCCGTCCTCGAGGGCGCGACCGTGCGCGAGGCGACGAGGAGCGGCGGGACGTGGACGGTCGTGGCCGGCGGCCGACCGGCGGTCAGGGCCCGCTGGCTGGTCGACGCCACCGGGCGCCGGGCCGCCGTCGCCCGCCGCTGCGGCGCCCGCCGCCGGGCGGGCGACCCGACCGTCGCCGTCGTCGCCCGGTACGGGTCGCCGGCCGTGGACGACCGCGACGGCCGGACCCTCGTCGAGGCCGGGCCGGACGGGTGGTGGTACACGGGCCTCGTGCCCGGCCGGCGGCGGGTGGCCGCCTACGTGACCGACCGGTCGCTCGTGCCGGCCGGCGCCCGCACGGCGTCGGGGTTCGCGGCGCTGGCGGCCACGACCCGCCACGTCGCCGCCCGGCTCGACGGCTGGGCCATCGAGGGGGCGCCGCGGCAGGTGGCGGCCGGCGGTGCGGTGGCCGAGCCGCCGGCCGGCGACGGCTGGGTGGCGGTCGGCGACGCGGCCGTCGCCTTCGACCCGCTCGCCTCCCTCGGCCTGTTCACCGCCCTGCTCACCGGGAAGCTCGCCGCGGAGGCCGTCGACCGGGCCATCGGCGGCGACGGCGACTCGACCGGGGCGTACGCCCGCAGGGTGGCGTCCCTCGCTGCGAGCTACGAGCGCGACCGGGCCCGCTGGTACGCCGCCGAGCGGCGGTGGGCCGACCGCCCGTTCTGGCTCAGTCGGGGTCGGGGGTGA
- a CDS encoding TIGR03564 family F420-dependent LLM class oxidoreductase, producing the protein MRIGIYGGREYEKGLDAVLAAAGLAEEQGFATYWLPQIFGPDALTTLAIVGREVPRIELGTSVVPTWPRHPMVLAAQALTTQAATGGRLTLGIGLSHQPVVEGMWGYRFDRPVRHMGEYLTALVPLVREGSASVQGETITAQGSVRVEGADPVPVLVAALGPKMLDLAGRAADGTITWMTGPRTLRDLTVPTITAAAERAGRPAPAVVASLPVCVTDDVAGARERAATIYAVYGQLPSYRAMLDREGADGPADVALVGDEAALRERLEELEAAGVTDFAASEFAGGDDRDRTRAFLRGLLTPDPD; encoded by the coding sequence ATGCGCATCGGGATCTACGGGGGCCGTGAGTACGAGAAGGGCCTCGACGCCGTGCTGGCCGCCGCCGGCCTGGCCGAGGAGCAGGGCTTCGCCACCTACTGGCTGCCCCAGATCTTCGGCCCCGACGCGCTGACCACGCTCGCCATCGTCGGGCGGGAGGTGCCCCGCATCGAGCTCGGCACCTCGGTCGTCCCCACCTGGCCCCGCCACCCGATGGTCCTCGCCGCCCAGGCGCTCACCACCCAGGCGGCCACCGGCGGCCGGCTCACCCTCGGCATCGGCCTGTCCCACCAGCCCGTCGTCGAGGGCATGTGGGGCTACCGGTTCGACCGGCCCGTCCGCCACATGGGCGAGTACCTGACCGCGCTCGTCCCGCTCGTGCGGGAGGGGTCGGCGTCCGTGCAGGGCGAGACGATCACGGCCCAGGGCTCGGTCAGGGTGGAGGGGGCCGACCCGGTGCCGGTCCTCGTCGCCGCGCTGGGCCCGAAGATGCTCGACCTGGCCGGTCGGGCCGCCGACGGGACGATCACTTGGATGACCGGGCCGAGGACCCTCCGCGACCTCACCGTCCCGACGATCACCGCGGCGGCCGAGCGGGCCGGCCGGCCGGCGCCCGCCGTCGTCGCCTCGCTGCCCGTCTGCGTCACCGACGACGTGGCCGGGGCGCGGGAGCGGGCGGCCACGATCTACGCCGTCTACGGCCAGCTCCCGTCCTACCGGGCCATGCTCGACCGGGAGGGGGCCGACGGCCCGGCCGACGTGGCCCTGGTGGGCGACGAGGCCGCCCTGCGGGAGCGGCTGGAGGAGCTCGAGGCGGCCGGGGTGACGGACTTCGCCGCCTCCGAGTTCGCCGGCGGCGACGACCGCGACCGGACGAGGGCGTTCCTGCGCGGCCTGCTCACCCCCGACCCCGACTGA
- a CDS encoding glucose 1-dehydrogenase yields the protein MDDLTDGDPTARFRLDGRVAVVTGASSGLGVRFGRVLAAAGASVVLAARRAERLAAVAEAIGADRAVAVPCDVTDDGDLARLVDTAVGRFGAVDVVVNNAGTGTTVPAEDERPEDFRHVVAVNLTAPFVLSQLAARHMLAAGRGSIVNVASMLGVVASAPVKQAGYCASKGGLVNLTRELGAQWARKGVRVNALAPGWFRSEMTEDMFSDERSLEFVRRNAPMARPGTESELDGALLFLASDASAYVTGQVLVVDGGWTAR from the coding sequence GTGGACGACCTGACCGACGGCGACCCGACGGCCCGCTTCCGCCTGGACGGGCGGGTCGCCGTCGTGACCGGTGCGTCGAGCGGGCTCGGGGTGCGGTTCGGGCGGGTGCTCGCCGCCGCCGGCGCCTCGGTCGTCCTCGCCGCCCGCCGGGCCGAGCGGCTGGCCGCCGTGGCCGAGGCCATCGGGGCCGACCGGGCGGTGGCCGTGCCCTGCGACGTGACCGACGACGGCGACCTCGCCCGCCTCGTCGACACGGCCGTCGGCCGCTTCGGCGCCGTCGACGTCGTCGTCAACAACGCGGGGACGGGCACGACGGTGCCCGCCGAGGACGAGCGCCCGGAGGACTTCCGGCACGTCGTGGCCGTCAACCTCACCGCCCCGTTCGTCCTGTCCCAGCTGGCCGCCCGCCACATGCTGGCCGCCGGCCGGGGCTCGATCGTCAACGTCGCCTCCATGCTCGGCGTCGTCGCCTCCGCCCCGGTCAAGCAGGCCGGCTACTGCGCCAGCAAGGGCGGCCTCGTCAACCTGACGCGCGAGCTCGGTGCCCAGTGGGCGAGGAAGGGCGTGCGGGTCAACGCGCTGGCGCCCGGCTGGTTCCGCAGCGAGATGACCGAGGACATGTTCTCCGACGAGCGGTCCCTCGAGTTCGTGCGCCGCAACGCCCCGATGGCCCGCCCCGGCACCGAGTCCGAGCTCGACGGCGCCCTCCTGTTCCTCGCCTCCGACGCCAGCGCCTACGTCACCGGACAGGTGCTGGTGGTCGACGGCGGGTGGACGGCCAGGTGA